A single window of Synechococcus sp. CBW1004 DNA harbors:
- a CDS encoding class I SAM-dependent DNA methyltransferase, whose protein sequence is MLPRSYNLFTPQLLSELLKRISEIPTDLEFDAFGRIYEYFLREFARSEGQKGGEYFTPTSLVVLITEIVEPFAGRLLDPASGSGGMYVQSARFVKAHRGNPAGDLAICGVEKTDETGRLCRMNLAIHGLEGRIFHGGDSNSYYLDPHDAVGAFDYVMANPPFNVNAVDMARLSGAVGPGRRFPFGTPSVDNANYLWIQLFYSSLNEKGRSGFVMANSASDARGSEQAIRQKLIEAKAVDVMVAVGPNMFYTVTLPCTLWFFDRGKQGTDRENTVLFVDARHLYRQIDRAHRDWSEAQIGFLANIVRLYRGEAMDVTLGGEEAQRWIEAYFGGEDSAEPQYRDIAGLCKAATLEAIEAQGWSLNPGRYVGVAAGEELSDEDFKEALETLNEELVGLNTQARELEARIAQNVAGILDA, encoded by the coding sequence GTGCTGCCCCGCAGCTACAACCTGTTCACACCGCAGCTGCTCTCCGAGCTGCTGAAACGCATCTCCGAGATCCCCACCGATCTGGAGTTCGATGCCTTCGGGCGGATCTACGAATACTTCCTGCGCGAGTTCGCCCGCAGCGAGGGGCAGAAGGGCGGTGAATACTTCACGCCCACCTCGCTGGTGGTGCTGATCACCGAGATCGTGGAGCCCTTCGCCGGGCGGCTGCTGGATCCAGCCAGCGGTTCGGGCGGCATGTACGTGCAGAGCGCCCGCTTCGTGAAGGCGCACCGCGGCAACCCGGCCGGCGACCTGGCGATCTGCGGCGTGGAGAAAACGGATGAAACCGGCCGCCTGTGCCGCATGAACCTGGCGATCCATGGCCTGGAGGGGAGGATCTTCCACGGCGGCGACAGCAACAGCTACTACCTCGATCCCCATGATGCGGTGGGTGCTTTCGACTATGTGATGGCCAATCCGCCGTTCAACGTGAATGCGGTGGACATGGCCCGGCTGAGCGGTGCGGTCGGCCCAGGCCGGCGCTTCCCGTTCGGCACCCCGAGCGTGGACAACGCCAACTACCTCTGGATCCAGCTCTTCTACTCCTCGCTGAATGAGAAGGGCCGCTCCGGCTTCGTGATGGCCAATTCCGCCTCCGATGCCCGGGGGTCTGAACAAGCGATCCGCCAGAAGCTGATCGAGGCGAAGGCGGTGGATGTGATGGTGGCTGTGGGGCCGAACATGTTCTACACGGTGACGTTGCCCTGCACGTTGTGGTTCTTCGATCGGGGCAAACAGGGCACCGACCGGGAGAACACGGTGCTGTTTGTCGATGCTCGGCATCTGTACCGCCAGATCGACCGGGCCCATCGCGACTGGAGCGAAGCCCAGATCGGCTTCCTGGCCAACATCGTGCGCCTCTATCGCGGCGAGGCGATGGACGTCACCCTCGGAGGAGAGGAAGCCCAGCGCTGGATCGAGGCCTATTTCGGTGGCGAGGACTCAGCCGAGCCCCAGTACCGCGACATCGCGGGGCTGTGCAAGGCGGCCACTCTTGAGGCGATCGAAGCCCAGGGGTGGAGCCTCAACCCAGGCCGTTATGTCGGCGTGGCGGCGGGGGAAGAGCTGAGCGATGAAGATTTCAAGGAGGCGTTGGAGACGCTGAATGAGGAGTTGGTGGGGTTGAACACCCAGGCCCGGGAGCTGGAGGCCAGGATTGCCCAGAATGTGGCGGGGATCCTGGACGCGTGA
- a CDS encoding type II toxin-antitoxin system RelE/ParE family toxin: MIRSFRCADTETLAQGWEVPRFQAFERVARRKLRQLEIAQRLEDLRVPPGNRLELLRGDRAGQHSIRINDQFRLCFRWSDSGPEDVEIVDYH, from the coding sequence ATGATCCGGTCGTTCCGATGCGCCGACACCGAAACACTGGCCCAGGGTTGGGAGGTACCGCGCTTCCAGGCGTTCGAGCGGGTGGCGCGCCGCAAGCTGCGGCAACTGGAGATCGCCCAACGCCTGGAGGATCTGCGCGTGCCGCCTGGCAACCGTCTCGAACTGCTGCGGGGAGATCGGGCCGGGCAGCACAGCATCCGCATCAATGACCAGTTCCGGCTCTGCTTTCGCTGGAGTGACAGCGGTCCGGAAGACGTTGAGATCGTCGACTACCACTGA
- a CDS encoding HigA family addiction module antitoxin, protein MDRLTPITPGELLLQEFLEPLGISQYRLAKAIDVPASRISEIITGQRAITADTDLRLCRVLGLSPGYWLRAQAAHDTEVASAELAEELERIQPLVGC, encoded by the coding sequence ATGGACCGCCTCACTCCCATCACCCCCGGTGAACTGCTCCTGCAGGAGTTCCTCGAACCGTTGGGCATCAGTCAGTACCGCCTGGCCAAGGCCATCGACGTGCCCGCCTCCCGCATCAGCGAGATCATCACCGGACAACGAGCGATCACCGCCGACACCGATCTGCGCCTCTGCCGCGTGCTGGGGCTCAGTCCGGGGTATTGGTTGCGTGCGCAGGCTGCCCACGACACGGAGGTCGCCAGTGCTGAGCTGGCGGAAGAGCTGGAACGGATCCAGCCGTTGGTGGGTTGCTGA
- a CDS encoding nucleotidyltransferase family protein: MAHPPLADWSTPQPFALPDLGPGVEGPLRDQLETALRQIAADPVVKAMVLFGSRATGTARADSDLDLLVVERFPQLEPEDKVASWRRHFQPLHALPLPVDLIVSGSADAERLAGSRWHVISEAARQGRVLVVQP, from the coding sequence ATGGCCCACCCCCCTCTCGCCGACTGGAGCACCCCCCAGCCGTTCGCGCTGCCGGACCTGGGACCCGGGGTGGAGGGGCCACTGCGCGATCAACTGGAGACGGCCCTGCGCCAGATCGCGGCCGACCCTGTGGTGAAAGCGATGGTGCTGTTCGGCTCTCGCGCCACGGGCACCGCCCGCGCCGATTCCGATCTCGACCTGCTGGTGGTGGAGCGCTTCCCCCAGCTGGAGCCTGAGGACAAGGTGGCCAGCTGGCGGCGCCATTTCCAGCCATTGCATGCCCTGCCCCTGCCGGTTGACCTGATCGTGAGCGGCAGCGCCGATGCCGAGCGCCTGGCCGGCTCCCGCTGGCATGTGATCAGCGAGGCGGCGCGCCAGGGGCGGGTGCTGGTGGTGCAGCCATGA
- a CDS encoding HEPN domain-containing protein codes for MTPQEGWDFTAQQAVEKLLKIQIVLRDERPPFTHLLNVLAQLAGVELDPRLLALQPYAVEARYEEGPFPLSASREAILEALEQLRDEAVALLGEG; via the coding sequence ATGACGCCGCAGGAGGGATGGGACTTCACCGCCCAGCAGGCGGTGGAGAAGCTGCTCAAGATCCAGATCGTGCTGCGGGACGAACGGCCGCCGTTCACGCACCTGTTGAACGTGCTGGCCCAGCTGGCCGGGGTGGAGCTGGATCCTCGGTTGTTGGCGCTGCAGCCCTATGCGGTGGAGGCGCGTTACGAGGAAGGACCATTCCCTCTATCGGCCAGCCGAGAAGCCATCCTGGAGGCGTTGGAGCAGCTTCGGGATGAGGCTGTGGCGTTGCTGGGGGAGGGTTGA
- a CDS encoding restriction endonuclease subunit S has protein sequence MSSWQKVKLADCVELLAGFPFKSHRFTDNPSDVPLVKGENVSQGRILWDISKRWPASGWDDLEKFHLVPGDVVVAMDRPWIPAGLKWSYIREGDPKALLVQRCARLRSSNGCLDQDFLRFVIGGPEFEGYVKPVTTGVNVPHISGKQILDFEFTLPPLPIQHRIAGILSAYDDLIENSQRRIKILEEMARRLYREWFVHFRFPGHEGCTFVDSPLGGIPEGWEVKAFTAIADVLSGGTPKTDIAHYWDGEIPFFTPRDAPDCFYLQDTEKHVSDAGLARCASLLYPPDTVFITARGTVGKVALPAVDMAMNQSCYALRGKAGLSQRFLFLMTLQQVQYLKKNTGGATFDTIVVDTFKRMEVVTPPTIIVSQFSNKIDPIFEQVNTLQRQIQNLRRTRDLLLPRLLSGQIDVEALPGPAAD, from the coding sequence ATGAGTAGCTGGCAGAAGGTGAAACTTGCTGACTGCGTGGAGTTGCTCGCCGGCTTTCCATTCAAGAGCCATCGGTTCACTGATAATCCAAGCGATGTGCCACTTGTGAAGGGCGAGAATGTAAGTCAAGGCCGCATTCTCTGGGACATTTCCAAGCGCTGGCCGGCATCCGGCTGGGACGACCTGGAAAAGTTCCACTTGGTCCCCGGTGATGTCGTAGTAGCCATGGACCGTCCTTGGATTCCAGCTGGATTGAAATGGTCTTATATCCGTGAGGGCGATCCCAAAGCGCTATTGGTTCAGCGGTGCGCCCGCCTCCGCTCCAGCAATGGATGTCTTGACCAGGATTTCTTGCGATTCGTAATAGGTGGCCCTGAGTTTGAGGGCTACGTGAAACCAGTCACAACTGGCGTGAATGTTCCGCACATTAGCGGGAAGCAGATTCTTGACTTTGAGTTCACTCTCCCCCCACTCCCCATCCAGCACCGCATCGCCGGCATCCTCTCCGCCTACGACGACCTGATCGAGAACAGCCAGCGGCGCATCAAGATCCTGGAGGAGATGGCCCGCCGGCTCTACCGCGAGTGGTTCGTCCACTTCCGCTTCCCCGGCCATGAGGGCTGCACCTTTGTGGACTCGCCGCTTGGGGGGATTCCGGAGGGGTGGGAGGTGAAGGCTTTCACGGCAATCGCAGATGTCTTAAGCGGTGGCACTCCTAAGACTGATATTGCTCACTATTGGGATGGGGAAATCCCATTCTTCACGCCTAGAGACGCGCCTGACTGCTTCTATCTTCAAGATACCGAGAAGCACGTCTCTGATGCTGGTCTGGCCAGATGCGCAAGCTTGCTTTACCCACCCGACACAGTATTCATCACAGCGCGGGGAACTGTTGGGAAGGTAGCCCTCCCCGCCGTTGATATGGCGATGAACCAATCTTGCTATGCATTGCGTGGCAAGGCTGGTTTGTCTCAGCGTTTTCTTTTTCTAATGACGCTCCAGCAGGTCCAGTATCTAAAGAAGAACACAGGAGGAGCGACGTTCGACACGATTGTCGTGGATACTTTCAAGAGAATGGAAGTCGTCACTCCACCCACAATCATCGTTTCTCAGTTCTCGAACAAAATCGACCCCATTTTTGAGCAAGTGAATACGCTCCAACGCCAAATCCAAAACCTCCGCCGTACCCGCGACCTGCTCCTCCCCCGCCTGCTCTCCGGCCAGATCGATGTGGAGGCGCTGCCAGGGCCTGCAGCTGACTGA
- a CDS encoding DUF4268 domain-containing protein: protein MTNPPPLSKLERVSLRQAWKHEANDFTPWLAEDDNLEALADALGISELELVATEHWVGDFKLDILCTDGDEQVVIENQLEETNHKHLGQILAYAAGVDARKVIWIAESFRPEHLAALQFLNVNTNDELSFFGVQIELWRIGDSPLAPKFEVVVKPNNWARAGREQARAVSAATPLKQLQLKFWTALVERLGKEATQIRPAKPGPYHWLNTSIGRSGFGLNITANTRDERLGVELYLSGTEAKRQFSNLLLKKDQIEAELGFPLDWQELPNKTASRIATWRSEASIEDESRWEEYQAWIIEQLVAMERVLRPVVKALP from the coding sequence ATGACCAACCCACCGCCCCTCAGCAAGCTCGAACGCGTGTCCCTCCGGCAGGCCTGGAAGCACGAAGCCAACGACTTCACCCCCTGGCTGGCGGAAGACGACAACCTCGAGGCCCTGGCTGATGCCCTGGGCATCAGTGAGCTCGAACTCGTCGCCACGGAGCACTGGGTCGGCGACTTCAAGCTCGACATCCTCTGCACCGATGGCGACGAGCAGGTGGTGATCGAGAACCAGCTGGAGGAGACCAACCACAAGCATCTCGGCCAGATCCTCGCCTATGCAGCCGGGGTCGATGCGCGCAAGGTGATCTGGATCGCGGAGTCCTTCCGCCCGGAGCATCTCGCGGCGTTGCAGTTCCTGAACGTCAACACCAACGACGAACTCAGCTTCTTCGGGGTGCAGATCGAGCTGTGGCGAATCGGCGATTCGCCCCTCGCGCCCAAGTTTGAAGTTGTCGTGAAACCAAACAACTGGGCTCGTGCAGGCCGGGAGCAGGCGCGTGCCGTTTCTGCGGCGACACCGCTTAAGCAGCTTCAGCTCAAGTTCTGGACAGCCCTGGTGGAGCGGCTTGGCAAGGAGGCCACCCAGATCCGGCCTGCCAAGCCTGGTCCCTACCACTGGTTGAACACCTCCATCGGCCGCTCCGGCTTTGGACTCAATATCACCGCCAACACGAGGGATGAGCGGTTGGGCGTAGAGCTCTACCTCTCGGGCACAGAGGCGAAACGACAGTTCTCGAACTTGCTGCTGAAGAAAGATCAGATAGAGGCCGAGCTCGGATTCCCATTGGATTGGCAGGAGCTCCCCAACAAAACAGCGAGTCGGATCGCGACGTGGCGCAGCGAGGCCTCCATTGAAGATGAAAGCCGCTGGGAGGAGTATCAGGCCTGGATCATCGAACAGCTGGTGGCGATGGAGCGGGTGCTGCGCCCGGTGGTGAAGGCTCTGCCATGA
- a CDS encoding YhcG family protein has protein sequence MTDIIPLPTDYGPWLAELKTRIHQAQQRAARSVNRELVLLYWQIGRDILERQGREGWGAKVIERLSVDLRNAFPEMKGFSRANLLYMRAFAEAWPDRQIVQQAIGQLPWGHNLVLLSKLKTPDLRLAYATRAAEMGWSRAVLVHHIERRLLEREGQATTNFDLRLPPPSSDLAREALKDPYLFDFLGVGDEASERAIETALVDHITRFLLELGAGFAYVGRQVPLEVGGEDFFIDLLFYHLKLRCYVVIELKATAFKPEHTGQLSFYLSAVDAQMKGEHDAPTIGMLLCKSKNKVVAEYALRNIHQPIGVAEYQLTESLPADLQTSLPSIEAIEQALTDPAGGAPMP, from the coding sequence ATGACCGATATCATCCCGCTGCCTACGGATTACGGCCCCTGGCTCGCGGAGCTGAAAACCCGCATCCACCAGGCGCAGCAACGGGCGGCCCGCAGCGTCAACCGCGAACTGGTGCTGCTCTACTGGCAGATCGGACGTGACATCCTCGAGCGCCAGGGCCGTGAGGGCTGGGGAGCCAAGGTGATCGAGCGCCTCTCTGTGGATCTGCGCAACGCCTTCCCGGAGATGAAGGGCTTCTCCCGGGCCAACCTGCTCTACATGCGCGCCTTTGCGGAGGCATGGCCTGATCGGCAGATTGTCCAACAGGCTATTGGACAATTGCCCTGGGGGCACAATCTGGTGCTGCTCAGCAAGCTCAAGACACCCGACCTGCGGCTGGCCTATGCCACCAGGGCGGCGGAGATGGGCTGGTCGCGTGCCGTACTGGTGCACCACATCGAACGGCGTCTGCTGGAGCGGGAAGGGCAAGCCACCACCAACTTCGATCTCCGCCTGCCTCCTCCCAGCTCCGATCTCGCTCGCGAAGCGCTCAAGGATCCCTATCTCTTCGATTTCCTTGGTGTTGGTGATGAAGCGAGTGAACGCGCCATCGAGACGGCTCTGGTGGACCACATCACCCGCTTCCTGTTGGAGCTGGGCGCAGGCTTTGCCTACGTGGGCCGCCAAGTCCCCCTTGAGGTGGGCGGCGAAGACTTCTTCATCGATCTGCTCTTCTATCACCTCAAGCTGCGCTGTTATGTGGTGATCGAGCTCAAGGCCACCGCCTTCAAGCCGGAGCATACCGGTCAGCTCAGCTTCTACCTCTCAGCCGTCGACGCGCAGATGAAGGGCGAACACGATGCGCCCACGATCGGCATGTTGCTGTGCAAGAGCAAGAACAAGGTGGTGGCCGAATACGCCCTACGCAACATTCATCAACCGATCGGGGTCGCTGAATACCAGCTCACCGAGTCCCTTCCTGCCGACCTGCAGACCAGCCTGCCCAGCATCGAGGCCATTGAGCAGGCCCTCACCGATCCCGCCGGAGGCGCTCCGATGCCATGA
- a CDS encoding type I restriction endonuclease subunit R has translation MTPNPYSEDLLVEQPALALLTELGWQTACGLEETFAPEGGSLGRRDRREVVLLPRLRAALQRLNPGQPPEAISAAIEELSRNRSAMGLVAANREVYQLLKDGVLVSVPDTKRGGLSKVRLRVIDWDRPAEHDWLAVNQIKIEGDLYNGIPDLVGFVNGLPLVVMEFKKPGVSAREAFTGNLTHYKEAIPQLFWSNAFLIASNGTASRIGSLSADWERFFEWKRIASEDEPRRVSLEVLLRGTCQPQRLLDYVENFTLFTGSKSGLVKIIAQNHQVIGVNNAIAATLEARRRGHGRAGVFWQTQGSGKSYSMGFYSQKIQRKVPGDWTFVIVTDRTDLDVQIADTFKAAGIVSQAEGDQCHAGSGAQLAALLRGNHRYVFTLIQKFRVPELLCDRSDVVVITDEAHRSQYDTLALNMRTALPKALFTAFTGTPLIDGEERTREVFGDYVSIYDFQQAVEDGATVPLFYENRTPELQLVNPDLNDDIYAVIEAADLDGEEEQKLERELGRQYHIITRDDRLETIARDIVRHFLGRGFMGKAIAISIDKATTLRMYDKVQRYWQEETERVRALVEQLPPDPTEEGEELRQRLHILTTTDMAVIVSAAQNEIADMAALGLDIEPHRRRLTTSEPPLDQRFKDPGDPLRLVFVCAMWLTGFDAPSCSTLYLDKPMRNHTLMQTITRANRVFPGKHSGLIVDYANVFASLEKALALYGGRSGSGAKPTQDKSVLVDQLRQVLNDALRFCAEHQVDIAGIHAESDGMKRLQAIEDAVEALIAPESLRQRFQEQQRLVQLLHAAIKPDPAAQEFAASAGALKSIAAAIRLKLNPNPPDISAVMGQIGQVLDQSITGIAIRDQGPPSIDLSKIDFQALADKFKQNKHKKTELEELKALIAAHLARMVQLNPTRADFRETFEALIDSYNAGSRSVEEIYKQLLTLSLQLSQEQQRHIRENLSEEELAMFDILLQSAPDLSDSDRAKVKQSARELVEKFKQLLVLNWQQKSEARAKLKLLIQDALDIGLPRAYTPELYQQKCEAVFAHIEQAYPERDQSVYSLTSSQADL, from the coding sequence ATGACTCCCAATCCCTACAGCGAAGACCTCCTGGTCGAGCAGCCCGCCCTGGCCCTGCTGACGGAACTGGGTTGGCAGACCGCCTGCGGGCTGGAGGAAACCTTCGCGCCGGAAGGCGGCAGCCTGGGGCGCCGGGATCGCCGCGAGGTGGTGCTGCTGCCAAGGCTGCGGGCAGCCCTGCAGCGGCTGAACCCAGGCCAGCCACCGGAGGCGATCAGCGCCGCCATCGAGGAGCTCAGCCGTAATCGCTCGGCCATGGGCCTGGTTGCGGCGAACCGGGAGGTGTACCAGCTGCTCAAGGACGGTGTGCTCGTGTCAGTACCCGACACAAAACGGGGCGGCCTGAGCAAGGTGCGGCTGCGGGTGATCGACTGGGACCGGCCCGCAGAGCACGACTGGCTCGCGGTCAACCAGATCAAAATCGAGGGAGATCTCTACAACGGCATTCCCGATCTGGTGGGCTTCGTGAACGGCCTGCCGCTGGTGGTGATGGAGTTCAAGAAGCCCGGTGTCTCGGCCCGCGAGGCCTTCACCGGCAACCTCACCCACTACAAGGAGGCCATCCCGCAGCTGTTCTGGAGCAATGCCTTCCTGATCGCCTCCAATGGCACCGCCAGCCGCATCGGTTCCCTCAGCGCCGACTGGGAGCGGTTCTTCGAGTGGAAGCGGATCGCCAGCGAAGACGAACCCCGCCGGGTGTCGCTGGAGGTGCTGCTGCGCGGCACCTGCCAGCCGCAGCGCCTCCTCGATTACGTCGAGAACTTCACCCTGTTCACCGGCAGCAAGAGCGGGCTGGTGAAGATCATTGCCCAGAACCATCAGGTGATCGGCGTCAACAACGCCATCGCCGCCACCCTGGAGGCCCGCCGCCGGGGGCACGGCCGGGCGGGGGTGTTCTGGCAGACCCAGGGCAGCGGCAAGAGCTATTCGATGGGCTTCTACAGCCAGAAGATTCAGCGCAAGGTGCCCGGCGACTGGACCTTCGTGATCGTCACCGACCGCACCGACCTCGACGTGCAGATCGCTGACACCTTCAAAGCCGCCGGGATTGTCTCCCAGGCCGAGGGGGATCAGTGCCACGCCGGCAGCGGCGCCCAGCTGGCCGCGCTGCTGCGCGGCAACCACCGCTACGTGTTCACCCTCATCCAGAAGTTCCGCGTCCCCGAGCTGCTCTGTGATCGCAGCGATGTGGTGGTGATCACGGATGAGGCCCATCGCAGCCAGTACGACACCCTGGCCCTGAACATGCGCACGGCCCTGCCCAAAGCGTTGTTCACCGCCTTCACCGGCACGCCGCTGATCGATGGCGAGGAGCGCACCCGCGAGGTGTTCGGTGATTACGTGTCGATCTACGACTTCCAGCAGGCGGTGGAAGATGGCGCCACCGTGCCGCTGTTCTATGAGAACCGCACGCCCGAGCTGCAGCTGGTCAATCCCGATCTCAACGACGACATCTACGCGGTGATCGAAGCCGCCGATCTTGATGGCGAAGAGGAGCAGAAGCTCGAACGGGAACTGGGCCGCCAGTACCACATCATCACCAGGGACGACCGACTGGAGACGATCGCCCGCGACATCGTGCGCCACTTCCTCGGCCGCGGATTCATGGGCAAGGCGATCGCCATCTCGATCGACAAGGCCACCACCCTGCGCATGTACGACAAGGTGCAGCGCTACTGGCAAGAGGAAACCGAGCGGGTGCGTGCCCTGGTGGAGCAGCTGCCGCCAGATCCCACAGAAGAGGGGGAGGAGCTGCGCCAGCGCCTGCACATCCTCACCACCACCGACATGGCGGTGATCGTGTCGGCCGCCCAGAACGAGATCGCCGACATGGCGGCCCTGGGCCTGGACATCGAACCGCATCGCCGCCGTCTCACCACATCCGAGCCCCCGCTTGATCAGCGCTTCAAGGATCCGGGCGATCCGCTGCGGCTGGTCTTCGTGTGCGCCATGTGGCTCACCGGCTTCGATGCACCGAGCTGCTCGACGCTCTATCTCGACAAGCCGATGCGCAACCACACCCTGATGCAGACGATCACCAGGGCCAACCGCGTCTTTCCCGGCAAGCACAGCGGCCTGATCGTCGACTACGCCAATGTGTTCGCTTCGCTGGAGAAGGCGCTGGCCCTCTACGGCGGGCGCAGCGGCAGTGGCGCCAAACCCACCCAGGACAAATCGGTGCTGGTGGACCAGCTGCGGCAGGTGCTCAACGATGCCCTGCGCTTCTGCGCGGAGCATCAGGTCGACATCGCAGGGATCCATGCCGAGTCCGATGGAATGAAGCGGCTGCAGGCGATCGAGGATGCCGTCGAGGCCCTGATCGCGCCGGAATCGCTGCGGCAGCGGTTCCAGGAGCAGCAGCGCCTTGTGCAACTGCTGCACGCCGCAATCAAGCCCGATCCCGCCGCCCAGGAGTTCGCCGCCTCGGCCGGCGCGCTCAAGAGCATCGCGGCCGCCATCCGCCTGAAGCTCAATCCCAATCCGCCCGACATCAGCGCCGTGATGGGCCAGATCGGCCAGGTCTTGGATCAGTCGATCACCGGCATCGCCATCCGCGATCAGGGCCCGCCCAGCATCGATCTGTCCAAGATCGATTTCCAGGCTCTGGCGGACAAGTTCAAGCAGAACAAGCACAAGAAGACGGAGCTGGAAGAGCTCAAGGCACTGATCGCGGCCCACCTCGCCCGCATGGTGCAGCTCAACCCCACCCGCGCTGATTTCCGCGAGACGTTTGAAGCGCTGATCGACAGCTACAACGCCGGCAGCCGCAGCGTGGAGGAGATCTACAAGCAGCTGCTCACCCTCAGCCTGCAGCTCAGCCAGGAGCAGCAACGCCACATCCGCGAGAACCTCAGCGAGGAGGAACTGGCGATGTTCGACATCCTGCTCCAGTCCGCACCGGATCTCTCAGACAGCGACCGCGCCAAGGTGAAGCAGTCAGCCCGGGAGCTGGTGGAGAAGTTCAAACAGCTCCTGGTGCTCAACTGGCAGCAGAAGTCCGAGGCCCGAGCCAAGCTCAAGCTGCTGATCCAGGATGCGCTCGATATCGGCTTGCCGCGCGCTTACACACCGGAGCTGTACCAGCAGAAATGTGAGGCCGTCTTTGCTCACATCGAACAGGCCTACCCCGAGCGCGACCAGAGCGTGTACTCCCTGACAAGCAGCCAAGCCGACCTCTGA
- the aroQ gene encoding type II 3-dehydroquinate dehydratase, with protein sequence MRVLLLNGPNLNLLGLREPGLYGAATLEAIETALRSEAKILGVELDCFQSNHEGALVDRIHAARGQMDGILINAGAYTHTSIALRDALLAVAIPFVELHLSNVHAREPFRHHSCLADKAVGVLCGFGAASYSLALQGLLGHLRAGASPQP encoded by the coding sequence ATGCGCGTTCTGCTGCTCAACGGGCCCAACCTCAACCTCCTGGGCCTCCGGGAGCCCGGCCTCTATGGCGCCGCGACCCTTGAGGCCATCGAGACCGCCCTGCGTTCGGAAGCGAAGATCCTGGGCGTGGAACTGGACTGCTTCCAGAGCAACCACGAAGGTGCCCTGGTGGACCGCATCCATGCGGCCCGGGGGCAGATGGACGGCATCCTGATCAATGCCGGCGCCTACACGCACACCTCGATCGCCCTGCGCGACGCCCTTCTGGCAGTCGCGATCCCCTTCGTCGAGCTGCATCTGAGCAACGTGCACGCCCGTGAGCCGTTCCGGCATCACTCCTGTCTGGCGGACAAGGCGGTGGGCGTGCTCTGCGGCTTCGGGGCCGCCAGCTACAGCCTGGCCCTGCAGGGGCTGCTGGGGCATCTGCGGGCCGGCGCCTCGCCTCAGCCATGA
- a CDS encoding tRNA-(ms[2]io[6]A)-hydroxylase: MSAAPLPHASLAAVNPSGGRVADPLPVAPANPTARVKWLAAPSSARWLEQAIARPDLVLIDHAHCERKAAGVALQLMFRYPGDAALAAVLSPIAREELEHFEQVVSLLEGRGIALRPLPAPAYGATLSAAVRKGEPERRLDSFLVAGLIEARSHERMALLAAHSPDPELRALYGALLASEARHFGLYWLLAEERFGRAATVERLELLAAQEVQALSGELADHEGVRMHSVGVEG, translated from the coding sequence ATGAGCGCTGCTCCCCTGCCACATGCTTCTCTGGCCGCCGTGAACCCCTCCGGTGGGCGCGTCGCGGACCCCCTACCGGTGGCACCCGCCAATCCCACCGCCCGGGTGAAGTGGCTGGCCGCTCCCAGCAGTGCCCGCTGGCTGGAGCAGGCGATCGCCAGGCCCGATCTGGTGCTGATCGATCACGCCCACTGCGAGCGCAAGGCGGCCGGGGTGGCATTGCAGCTGATGTTCCGCTACCCCGGCGATGCCGCCCTGGCGGCTGTGCTCAGCCCGATCGCCCGTGAGGAGCTCGAGCATTTTGAGCAGGTGGTGTCGCTGCTGGAGGGTCGTGGCATCGCCCTGCGACCCCTGCCGGCTCCGGCCTATGGCGCCACCCTCAGCGCGGCGGTGCGCAAGGGTGAGCCGGAACGCAGGCTCGATTCGTTTCTGGTGGCAGGGCTGATCGAGGCCCGCAGCCACGAGCGCATGGCACTCCTGGCCGCCCACAGCCCCGACCCGGAGCTACGGGCGCTCTACGGAGCGCTGCTGGCCAGTGAGGCTCGCCACTTCGGTCTGTACTGGCTGCTGGCCGAAGAGCGCTTCGGCCGGGCCGCCACGGTGGAGCGGCTGGAGCTGCTGGCGGCGCAGGAGGTGCAGGCGCTCAGCGGGGAGTTGGCCGATCACGAGGGGGTGCGGATGCACTCGGTGGGGGTGGAGGGCTGA